A window of Streptomyces broussonetiae genomic DNA:
GGTCATGACGATCCCGATGATCGTGCTGGCCGTCGGCTCGGTCTTCGGCGGCGCCTTCTTCAGCATCGGCGACCGCTTCCTGCACTGGCTGGAGCCCATCACCGGCCACAGCGAGGGCCACTCCCCGGTCAGTGCCTGGACGGTCACCGGGGCGACCATGGTCTGCCTGGTCATCGGCGTGGGCATCGCCTGGGCGCAGTACGGCCGCAAGCCCGTCCCCGCCGTCGCCCCGCGCGGTTCGCTGCTCACCCGGGCCGCCCGCCGCGACCTGCTCCAGGACGACTTCAACCATGTGGTCCTGGTACGCGGCGGCGAGCACCTGACGCGCTCCCTGGTGTACGTCGACCACACCCTGGTCGACGGAGTCGTCAACGGCACGGCAGCCGGTTTCGGCGGCCTGTCGGGGCGGCTGCGCCGACTCCAGAACGGCTTCGCCCGCTCCTACGCGGTCTCGATGTTCGGCGGTGCGGCCCTCCTGGTCGCCGCGACCCTGCTGATGAGGGCGGTCTGATACCGATGTCCTTTCCTCTGCTGACAGCGACGGCGGCGCTCCCGGCCGTGGGGGCCGTCGCCACGGCCGCCGTACCGGCCGCGCAGCGCACCGCCGCGAAATGGCTCGCGCTCATCGTCTCGCTCGCCACACTCGCCCTGGCGGCCACCGTCCTGGTCCGCTTCGACCCGGGCGGCGCCCGCTACCAGCTCACCGAATCCCATGCCTGGATCAAGGACTTCGGGGTGCGGTACGAGCTGGGCGTGGACGGCATCGCGGTGGCGCTGCTCGCGCTGACCGCCCTGCTGATCCCGTTCATCATCCTCGCCGGCTGGCACGACGCCGACCCGCTGGAGACCGGAAGCCGCCGCTGGCGGCCCACCCAGGGCTTCTTCGCACTGATCCTGGCCGTCGAGGCGATGGTGATCATCTCGTTCGAGGCCACCGACGTCTTCCTCTTCTACATCTTCTTCGAGGCCATGCTCATCCCGATGTACTTCCTCATCGGCGGCTTCGGGGACCGAGCCCACGCACAGGGCGAGAAGGCGGCCTCGACGCAACGGTCGTACGCGGCCGTGAAGTTCCTCCTCTACAACCTGGTCGGCGGTCTGATCATGCTGGCCGCGGTGATCGGCCTCTATGTGGTCGCCGGGAACTTCAGCCTCGCGGAGATCGCGCACGCGCGCGCGAACGGCTCGCTGCACATGGCGACGAGTACCGAACGCTGGCTGTTCCTCGGCTTCTTCTTCGCCTTCGCGGTGAAGGCGCCGCTGTGGCCGCTGCACACCTGGCTGCCCAACGCCATGCAGGAGTCGACCGCCCCGGTCGCCGTCCTGATCACCGCGGTCGTCGACAAAGTGGGTACCTTCGCGATGCTCCGCTTCTGCCTCCAGCTGTTCCCGGAGGCCAGCAAGTGGGCGACGCCCGTGATCCTGGTGCTGTCCCTGATCAGCATCGTCTACGGCGCGCTGCTCGCCGTCGGCCAGCGGGACATCAAGCGCCTGGTGGCGTACGCGTCGATCTCGCACTTCGGCTTCATCATCATGGGCATCTTCGCGATGACCAGCCAGGGCCAGTCCGGTGCCACGCTCTACATGGTCAACCACGGCATCTCCACGGCCGCGTTGATGCTGGTCGCCGGCTTCCTGATCTCCCGGCGCGGCTCGCGGCTCATCGCCGACTTCGGCGGTGTGCAGAAGGTCGCTCCGGTGCTCGCCGGCACGTTCCTGATCGGCGGCCTCGCCACCCTCTCGCTGCCCGGACTCGCGCCGTTCGTGAGTGAATTCCTGGTCCTGGTCGGCACGTTCTCGCGCTATCCGGCGATCGGCATCATCGCCACCTTCGGCATCGTCCTCGCCGCGCTGTACACCCTCGTGCTGTACCAGCGCACGATGACGGGCCCGGTGAAGCCCGAGGTCTCGGCGATGCCCGACCTCCGCGCGCGCGAGCTGGTGGTGGTCGCGCCGCTGATCGTGCTGCTGATCTTCCTGGGCGTCTACCCGAAGCCCGTCACGGACATCGTCAACCCGGCGGTCAAACAGACCATGTCCGACGTACACAAGTCCGACCCCAAGCCCTCGGTGGAGGCGGCCAAGTGAGCGCAGCAGCCGTCCACAGCCTGTGGACAACCGCGGCCGGCCCGATCACGAAGATCCCGGCGCCGAAGATCGAATACGGACAATTGTCGCCGACGTTGATCGTCGTCGGCGCCGCACTGGTCGGCGTGCTGATCGAGGCGTTCGTCCCGCGCAAGTCCCGCTACTACGCCCAGGTGTTCGTGTCCGTCGTGGCCCTGTGCGCCGCGTTCGCCGCGGTGGTCGGGCTCGCCGCCGACGGTTACGGCACCACCAAGGCGCACATCGCAGCCATGGGTGCGATCGCGGTCGACGGCCCCGCCCTGTTCCTGCAGGGCACGATCCTGCTGGCCGGCCTGGTCGCCCTGTTCACCTTCGCCGAGCGGCGCCTGGACCCGGCCGCGCACGGCAACCGCGTCGACTCCTTCGCCGCACAGGCCGCGTCCGTACCGGGCAGCGACGGCGAGAAGGCGGCGGTGAAAGCGGGCTTCACCACGACAGAGGTCTTCCCGCTGTTGTTGTTCGCCATCGCGGGCATGCTGGTGTTCCCCTCGGCCAACGACCTGCTGACGCTGTTCGTGGCCCTGGAGGTCTTCTCCCTGCCGCTGTACCTGATGTGCGCACTGGCCCGCCGCAAGCGGCTGATGTCGCAGGAAGCCGCGGTCAAGTACTTCCTGCTCGGCGCCTTCGCCTCGGCGTTCACCCTGTTCGGCATCGCCCTGCTCTACGGCTACGCGGGCTCGGTGTCTTACGCCCGCATCGCGCAGGTCGTCGACGGCACGATCACCAACGTCGACCCGGCGCTCGCCAACACCATGGGCAACGACGCGCTGCTGCTCATCGGCGGCGCCATGATCGTGATGGGCCTGCTGTTCAAGGTGGGCGCGGTGCCGTTCCACATGTGGACGCCCGACGTCTACCAGGGCGCGCCGACCCCCGTGACCGGCTTCATGGCGGCGGCGACGAAGGTGGCCGCGTTCGGCGCGCTGCTGCGCCTGCTCTACGTCGTCCTGCCGGGCATGCGCTGGGACTGGCGGCCGGTCATGTGGGCGGTGGCGATCATCACCATGCTGGGCGGCGCGATCGTCGCGATCACGCAGACCGACATCAAGCGCCTCCTGGCGTACTCGTCCATCGCGCACGCCGGATTCATCCTCGCGGGTGTCATCGCCACGTCGAAGGACGGCGTCTCGTCGGTCCTCTTCTACCTGGCCGGCTACTCCTTCGTGACGATCGGCGCCTTCGCGGTGGTCACGCTGGTGCGCGACGCGGGCGGCGAGGCCACCCACCTGTCCAAGTGGGCGGGGCTCGGCCGCCGCTCCCCGCTGGTGGCGGCGGTCTTCGCCGTGTTCCTCCTGGCCTTCGCGGGCATCCCGCTGACCTCGGGCTTCGCCGGGAAGTTCGCCGTGTTCAAGGCGGCGGCGGACGGCGGCGCGGCGCCGCTGGTCGTCATCGGTGTGATCTCCTCGGCGATCGCCGCCTTCTTCTACATCCGGGTGATCGTCCTGATGTTCTTCAGCGAACCGCGCCCGGAGGGCCCGACCGTGGCCGTCCCGTCCCCGCTGACCATGGCGGCGATCGGCATGGGCGTGGCGGTGACCCTCGTGCTCGGCGTGGCTCCGCAGTACTTCCTGAACCTGGCGAGCCAGGCGGGAGTGTTCGTGCGCTGACACGCCCTTCGCACCTGCCGCTGCCCGGCCCCCTCGTTCGGATGGGTGCCGGGCAGCGGCATGTGACGGCCGTGGCGCGCTCGTGCGGGCTGCCGAGGCGGAGACCGCACGATTGCTTCAGGTCAGTGCCCGGTTACGGAGGGGGGACCGAGCCTGTGGATAACTCGGTGGCTGTCGGTGCGGCCCCCTATCGTGGAGGCAGCGGTCGGGCAACGACACACGGGGGACCGACGGGGGACAGGACCATGGAAGCGACGGGCGGGATCAGCGAGATGCCAAGGGTGACCGAGGGGCCGGGCGCGGCCGACAGCGAGGCGCTGGCCACGCTGCACCGGGTCTTCGGATACGAGGCTTTCCGGGGCGAACAGGACGCGATCATCGAGCATGTGGTGGCCGGCGGCGACGCCGTCGTCCTCATGCCGACCGGCGGCGGCAAGTCGCTGTGCTACCAGATCCCGGCCCTGGTCAGACCCGGCACAGGCGTGGTGATCTCCCCGCTGATCGCCCTCATGCAGGACCAGGTGGACGCCCTGCGCGCACTCGGCGTGCGCGCCGGTTTCATCAACTCCACGCAGGACTTCGACGAGCGCCGCATGGTCGAGGCCGAGTTCCTCGCCGGCGAGCTGGACCTGCTCTACCTGGCGCCGGAGCGCCTGCGCCTGGACAACACGCGCGACCTGCTCTCCCGCGGCAAGATCTCCGTCTTCGCCATCGACGAGGCGCACTGCGTCTCCCAGTGGGGCCACGACTTCCGCCCCGACTATCTCTCTCTTTCCCTCCTCGGCGAGCGCTGGCCGGACGTCCCGCGGATCGCACTCACCGCCACGGCCACCCGCGCCACCCACGAGGAGATCACCCAACGGCTGGATCTGCCGACGGCCCGCCACTTTGTCGCCAGCTTCGACCGGCCCAACATCCAGTACCGCGTCGTGCCCAAGGCCGACCCCAAGAAGCAGCTGCTTGCCTTCCTCAGGCAGGAGCACGCGGGCGACGCGGGCATCGTGTACTGCCTCTCACGCAACTCGGTGGAGCGTACGGCGGAGTTCCTGACCGCCAACGGCGTCGAGGCGGTGCCGTACCACGCGGGCCTGGAGGCGGGCATGCGCGCCGCCCACCAGTCCCGGTTCCTGCGCGAGGACGGCCTGGTCGTCGTGGCGACCATCGCGTTCGGCATGGGCATCGACAAGCCGGACGTACGGTTCGTCGCCCACCTGGACCTGCCCAAGTCGATCGAGGGCTACTACCAGGAGACCGGCCGCGCGGGCCGCGACGGCCTGCCGTCCACGGCATGGATGGCGTACGGCCTGAACGACGTCATACAGCAGCGCAAGCTGATCCAGTCCGGCGAGGGCGACGAGGCGTTCCGCCGCCGCGCCTCCGCCCACCTCGACGCGATGCTCGCGCTGTGCGAGACCGCCCAGTGCCGCCGCGGCCAGCTGCTGGCCTACTTCGGCCAGGACCCCGACGCGGCGGGCTGCGGCAACTGCGACACCTGCCTGACCCCGCCGGAGACCTGGGACGGCACGGTCGCCGCGCAGAAGGTGCTGTCGACGGTGGTACGGCTGCAGCGCGAACGCGGGCAGAAGTTCGGCGCCGTGCAGATCGTCGACATTCTGCTCGGCAAGCGCACCGGCAAGGTCATCCAGTTCGACCACGACCAGCTGTCCGTCTTCGGCATCGGGGCAGACCTCACCGAGGCCGAGTGGCGGGGCGCCATCCGGCAGCTGCTGGCCCAGGGGCTGCTTGCGGTCGAGGGGGAGTACGGCACGCTGGTGCTCACCGAGGCGAGTGGCTCGGTGCTGCGGAGCGAGCGCGAGGTGCCGCTGCGCAAGGAGCCGAAGAAGCCGGCCACCGCCCGGTCGCGGCAGGCGGGTGCCTCCGGCGGCGACCGCAAGGCCAAGGCTGCCGTGGCCGAGCTGCCCGACGAACTGCTGCCCGCCTTCGAGGCCCTGCGCGCCTGGCGCGCCGAACAGGCCCGCGAGCAGGGCGTCCCCGCGTACGTCATCTTCCACGACGCCACCCTGCGGGAGATCGTCACCGTGAGCCCTGCCTCGGTGCGCGAGCTGGGCACGGTGAGCGGTGTCGGCGAGAAGAAGCTTGCGACGTACGGCGAGGGCGTGCTGGCGGTGCTGGCTTCCCTGGGCGGTCCGGCCGCGCCGGACGGTCCGGGCCCGGCCGCCGGCGACACCCAGGACGCCGACTGGCCGGAGCCGGACGAGGAGCCGGAGCCCGACGACTGGATATAGCGGGCCGGGCGAGTCGGCCCGCTGCGATGAGGGGGATCGTCACAGCCCCCGCGCCGCGTAGGCCCTGACGTCCGCGTCCGAGTCGGCCGTGGCCGTGGCGAGTGCCGCGCGGGCCTCCACCGTGGCCCGGTGCCGGGTCAGGGCGAGCACGGCCGCCTTGCGCACGTCGGCGTTGGGGTCGGCCAGGGCCTTGGCCAGGGCGGGCACGGCGACGTCGGCGGTTGCGGCCGACAGCGCGGCGGCGGCACCGGAGCGCACCTGCCAGGCCGGATCGGACAGGGCGGCCACGGCGCGGGCGGCGAGCGGTGGCGGGCAGCCGGTGCCCGCCAGCGCACCGAGCGCGGCACCGCGCACAAGGGCATCGGTGTCCTCGGTGAGACGGTCCAGAGCGGTGGTGAGCAGCTGCCGGTCGGCCGGCGTCGGCGCCGCCGGGCCGACGGCGGCCAGCGCCTTGGCCACGCCGACCCGGACCTCCCGGGAGGGATCGTCCGCGGCACCGGCCAGCGGTCGGACGGCGTCCACCGAGACCAGCGCCCGTACGGACGCGGTTCGAACGCCGATGTCGGGGTCGTCCAGCGCCGCCGCGAACACACCGGCATCGCCGAGCCGCAGAACGCGCAGCACATCGAGCGCGGCGGCCCGGACCACGGGATCGGTGTGGCTGAGCGCACCGGTGAGAGCGGTACCCAGGGCGGGTTCGGGTGGCAAGGTCTCGACGAGTTCACGCAGGGAGGCCGCGGCGGACGCGCGGACCTCGGCGTCGGGATCGGCGAGGGCGCCCGCCAGAGCCTGCCCGGTGCCGGGCGGCACGGTCTCGGTGAGCACCGAGACGGCCATACGGCGCACAGCGGGATCGGAATCCGCCAAGTAGGGCTCCAGGGCGGCGAGTTCGGTCTCCGTCTCGGCCAGGTCCAGCAGTTGGAGGAGCCGGGGCGAGGCGGGGCCGCGGGCGTCGGCCCGTTCGCCGGAGGCCGTGGCACGGGCGGCGACCGGCTCTGCGGCGACCGGTGCCACCTCGCGCGGGCCGGCCGTGGCCACGTGCTCGGGACGGACTTCGCCGATCCGCCGGGAGGGACCGCCGACGGGCGCGAACTCCTCGACCGGAACCAGATAGGGAGCCACGGGCCGGGCCGTGAACTCCATCGCACCAGAGGGGGACTTGTGCAGATCGAGATGGTGGAACCAG
This region includes:
- a CDS encoding NADH-quinone oxidoreductase subunit M, with product MSFPLLTATAALPAVGAVATAAVPAAQRTAAKWLALIVSLATLALAATVLVRFDPGGARYQLTESHAWIKDFGVRYELGVDGIAVALLALTALLIPFIILAGWHDADPLETGSRRWRPTQGFFALILAVEAMVIISFEATDVFLFYIFFEAMLIPMYFLIGGFGDRAHAQGEKAASTQRSYAAVKFLLYNLVGGLIMLAAVIGLYVVAGNFSLAEIAHARANGSLHMATSTERWLFLGFFFAFAVKAPLWPLHTWLPNAMQESTAPVAVLITAVVDKVGTFAMLRFCLQLFPEASKWATPVILVLSLISIVYGALLAVGQRDIKRLVAYASISHFGFIIMGIFAMTSQGQSGATLYMVNHGISTAALMLVAGFLISRRGSRLIADFGGVQKVAPVLAGTFLIGGLATLSLPGLAPFVSEFLVLVGTFSRYPAIGIIATFGIVLAALYTLVLYQRTMTGPVKPEVSAMPDLRARELVVVAPLIVLLIFLGVYPKPVTDIVNPAVKQTMSDVHKSDPKPSVEAAK
- the nuoN gene encoding NADH-quinone oxidoreductase subunit NuoN gives rise to the protein MSAAAVHSLWTTAAGPITKIPAPKIEYGQLSPTLIVVGAALVGVLIEAFVPRKSRYYAQVFVSVVALCAAFAAVVGLAADGYGTTKAHIAAMGAIAVDGPALFLQGTILLAGLVALFTFAERRLDPAAHGNRVDSFAAQAASVPGSDGEKAAVKAGFTTTEVFPLLLFAIAGMLVFPSANDLLTLFVALEVFSLPLYLMCALARRKRLMSQEAAVKYFLLGAFASAFTLFGIALLYGYAGSVSYARIAQVVDGTITNVDPALANTMGNDALLLIGGAMIVMGLLFKVGAVPFHMWTPDVYQGAPTPVTGFMAAATKVAAFGALLRLLYVVLPGMRWDWRPVMWAVAIITMLGGAIVAITQTDIKRLLAYSSIAHAGFILAGVIATSKDGVSSVLFYLAGYSFVTIGAFAVVTLVRDAGGEATHLSKWAGLGRRSPLVAAVFAVFLLAFAGIPLTSGFAGKFAVFKAAADGGAAPLVVIGVISSAIAAFFYIRVIVLMFFSEPRPEGPTVAVPSPLTMAAIGMGVAVTLVLGVAPQYFLNLASQAGVFVR
- the recQ gene encoding DNA helicase RecQ yields the protein MEATGGISEMPRVTEGPGAADSEALATLHRVFGYEAFRGEQDAIIEHVVAGGDAVVLMPTGGGKSLCYQIPALVRPGTGVVISPLIALMQDQVDALRALGVRAGFINSTQDFDERRMVEAEFLAGELDLLYLAPERLRLDNTRDLLSRGKISVFAIDEAHCVSQWGHDFRPDYLSLSLLGERWPDVPRIALTATATRATHEEITQRLDLPTARHFVASFDRPNIQYRVVPKADPKKQLLAFLRQEHAGDAGIVYCLSRNSVERTAEFLTANGVEAVPYHAGLEAGMRAAHQSRFLREDGLVVVATIAFGMGIDKPDVRFVAHLDLPKSIEGYYQETGRAGRDGLPSTAWMAYGLNDVIQQRKLIQSGEGDEAFRRRASAHLDAMLALCETAQCRRGQLLAYFGQDPDAAGCGNCDTCLTPPETWDGTVAAQKVLSTVVRLQRERGQKFGAVQIVDILLGKRTGKVIQFDHDQLSVFGIGADLTEAEWRGAIRQLLAQGLLAVEGEYGTLVLTEASGSVLRSEREVPLRKEPKKPATARSRQAGASGGDRKAKAAVAELPDELLPAFEALRAWRAEQAREQGVPAYVIFHDATLREIVTVSPASVRELGTVSGVGEKKLATYGEGVLAVLASLGGPAAPDGPGPAAGDTQDADWPEPDEEPEPDDWI